One window from the genome of Natranaerovirga hydrolytica encodes:
- a CDS encoding AAA family ATPase, with translation MELNDIQVLVENIRKNIKKVIVGKDDIIDLLLIALISSSHVLIEDVPGTGKTLLAKSLAKSLECHFKRIQFTPDLLPSDITGVNFYNQKKGEFQFRQGPIFTNILLADEINRATPRTQSSLLEAMEERQVTIDGETIHLSWPFMVLATQNPVESSGTFPLPEAQLDRFLFKIKMGYPSFNEGVDILKRFKESNPLIDIKSVAKVEEINRASELYSKVYIAEDVLNYIGSITEATRRHSDIILGVSPRGSQALLKASLLYAILQGRDYVIPDDIKALAKPVLAHRIILKRTLQIEEKESEHIIGSILKTVVVPTEDKLSKRNG, from the coding sequence ATGGAATTAAACGATATACAAGTTTTGGTTGAAAATATAAGAAAAAACATAAAAAAAGTGATTGTGGGAAAAGATGATATAATTGATTTGCTATTGATTGCATTAATATCTTCAAGTCATGTACTAATTGAAGATGTTCCAGGAACAGGAAAAACATTACTAGCAAAGTCTTTGGCAAAATCTTTGGAGTGTCATTTTAAAAGAATACAATTTACGCCAGATTTATTACCATCAGATATAACAGGTGTTAATTTTTATAATCAAAAAAAAGGTGAATTTCAGTTTAGACAAGGTCCAATCTTTACCAATATATTATTGGCAGATGAAATTAATAGAGCAACACCAAGAACTCAATCCAGTTTATTAGAAGCCATGGAAGAAAGACAAGTAACTATTGATGGCGAAACAATTCATTTAAGCTGGCCATTTATGGTGTTAGCCACCCAAAATCCAGTAGAGAGCTCAGGAACCTTTCCATTACCTGAAGCACAGCTAGACAGATTTTTATTTAAGATAAAAATGGGATACCCTTCATTTAATGAAGGCGTTGATATCCTAAAAAGATTTAAGGAGTCAAATCCACTTATAGATATTAAAAGTGTAGCTAAAGTAGAAGAAATTAATAGAGCCAGTGAACTGTATTCAAAAGTTTATATTGCTGAAGATGTATTAAATTACATTGGTTCAATAACAGAAGCAACTAGAAGACATAGTGATATTATACTAGGCGTAAGCCCAAGAGGTAGCCAAGCTTTATTAAAAGCAAGTTTATTGTACGCCATATTACAAGGAAGAGACTATGTTATACCCGATGATATTAAAGCACTAGCAAAGCCAGTATTGGCTCATAGAATCATCCTTAAAAGAACATTACAGATAGAAGAAAAGGAATCAGAGCATATTATAGGCAGCATATTAAAAACGGTTGTTGTTCCAACAGAAGATAAATTATCTAAAAGGAATGGTTAA
- a CDS encoding DUF58 domain-containing protein, producing MIEEISNNKILPVPWIKVETKIDKTILFGKEENRVINNETYHSSIFSLLPYIKIKRKYNITPTKRGYYKMNTLSLTCGDFFSVGKINYLDLEVDANLLVYPELVPLKEITLPSHSWKGDIIVRRWIMEDPFMIRGIRPYDYNDAMKGISWLATAKTGELQVNQYDFTADSHLMILLNVDIRSGQWEETENKDIIEKGISYGASIANYSLSQGINTGFGTNGQVVEGDNYFYIKPRGNRNQLLYIYETMAKLKIKRQITFHTLLEEENKKNTYNMDYLLITAYLDERMQLEIDNLRLKGNTVEILYV from the coding sequence ATGATTGAAGAAATATCTAATAATAAGATATTACCCGTTCCTTGGATTAAAGTAGAAACTAAGATAGACAAAACCATTTTATTTGGAAAAGAAGAAAACAGAGTCATAAATAATGAAACCTATCACAGCAGTATATTTAGCTTATTACCTTATATAAAGATAAAAAGAAAGTATAATATTACACCTACAAAAAGAGGCTATTATAAAATGAATACCCTATCATTAACTTGTGGTGATTTCTTTTCAGTTGGAAAAATAAATTATTTGGATCTAGAAGTAGATGCTAATTTATTGGTTTATCCAGAACTGGTGCCTTTAAAAGAAATTACTTTGCCTTCCCATAGTTGGAAAGGAGATATAATCGTTAGGCGGTGGATTATGGAAGATCCTTTTATGATCAGGGGAATAAGACCTTATGATTATAATGATGCTATGAAAGGCATTAGTTGGCTAGCAACAGCAAAAACAGGAGAATTGCAAGTGAATCAATATGATTTTACAGCGGACAGTCATCTTATGATTCTATTAAACGTAGATATTCGATCAGGGCAATGGGAAGAAACAGAGAACAAAGATATCATTGAAAAAGGTATTTCCTATGGTGCTTCAATTGCTAATTATTCATTATCCCAAGGCATTAATACAGGCTTTGGAACCAATGGTCAAGTCGTAGAAGGAGATAACTATTTTTATATAAAGCCCAGAGGTAATAGAAATCAGTTATTGTATATATATGAAACCATGGCAAAGCTAAAAATCAAGAGACAGATTACCTTTCATACACTTTTAGAAGAAGAAAATAAAAAAAATACTTATAATATGGATTATTTATTAATTACGGCTTACTTAGATGAGAGGATGCAACTAGAAATAGATAATCTAAGATTAAAAGGCAATACAGTTGAAATTTTATATGTATAA